A section of the Pedobacter sp. HDW13 genome encodes:
- a CDS encoding RNA polymerase sigma-70 factor, which translates to MQPIAMDTYSSFSDNELAFLLTKDDELAFTEIYNRFYGLLFIHASKRLNSEEEAKDLVQQLFETLWIKRAKVAPDGNLSAYLYAATRNRVIDVFAHQKVEDKYIGSLQGYLDQEHVLTDYLVREKEMAALIEREIDALPPKMREIFLMSRMENKTHKEIAELLEISELTVKTQVKRALKILRSRLGLVTYLIFMLKTYH; encoded by the coding sequence TTGCAACCGATTGCGATGGACACTTACAGCTCATTTTCAGATAATGAACTAGCTTTCTTACTGACTAAGGATGATGAGCTGGCTTTTACCGAAATTTACAACCGTTTTTACGGCTTGTTGTTTATCCACGCCAGTAAACGCTTAAACAGCGAGGAAGAAGCCAAAGACCTGGTACAGCAGTTATTCGAAACTTTATGGATCAAAAGGGCAAAGGTAGCTCCCGATGGTAATTTGTCGGCCTATTTGTATGCGGCCACCCGAAATAGGGTGATTGATGTTTTTGCACATCAGAAAGTGGAGGATAAATATATTGGTTCCTTACAGGGCTATTTGGATCAGGAACATGTATTAACCGATTACCTGGTGCGTGAAAAAGAAATGGCTGCTTTAATAGAACGCGAAATAGATGCTTTACCCCCTAAAATGCGCGAAATCTTCTTAATGAGCCGCATGGAGAATAAAACCCATAAAGAAATTGCCGAATTACTCGAAATTTCCGAGTTAACGGTAAAAACGCAGGTGAAAAGAGCACTTAAAATTTTACGTTCGCGTTTGGGACTGGTTACCTATCTTATTTTTATGCTTAAAACCTATCATTAA
- a CDS encoding sugar phosphate isomerase/epimerase, with the protein MRISYLTFLAFLTLLTVSSFAPDKQYAQRLGIMSGLGQDSIAHAGGFTMIGESVRKMLAPGLTDDAFNANLKQIKAARCKVTVCNLFFPGNIKIAGPDVVEARVLSYADSVFSRAGQAGVKLIVLGSGGSRNIPVGYDLAKAKTDFVALCKKIGQLGAKYKVVIALENLETTETTFITSLKSAAEIVKRVNHPNFRLNVDIFHMMREGESPDEIRAAKGLVGYCEVAEKEKRTLPGVMRDDFKPYFRALRDINYKGLIFIEGSIGNAAVEIPGAYRYLSAQLAEVDAEKR; encoded by the coding sequence ATGAGAATTAGCTATTTAACTTTTCTTGCTTTTTTAACACTGCTAACCGTTTCCAGTTTTGCACCTGATAAACAGTATGCCCAACGTTTAGGTATTATGTCGGGCTTAGGGCAAGACAGCATTGCCCATGCCGGCGGTTTTACCATGATTGGCGAATCGGTAAGGAAAATGCTTGCCCCGGGCTTAACCGACGATGCTTTTAATGCCAACCTGAAACAGATAAAGGCTGCCAGATGTAAAGTAACTGTGTGTAACCTGTTTTTTCCGGGGAACATTAAAATAGCAGGTCCCGATGTGGTAGAAGCCAGGGTTTTATCGTATGCCGATTCGGTATTTTCGAGGGCAGGGCAGGCAGGTGTAAAGCTGATTGTTTTAGGCAGTGGAGGTTCGCGTAACATTCCGGTAGGTTACGATCTGGCTAAAGCTAAAACAGATTTTGTGGCACTCTGTAAAAAAATAGGGCAGCTTGGGGCAAAATATAAAGTAGTAATAGCGCTCGAAAATCTCGAAACTACTGAAACTACTTTTATTACTTCACTTAAATCGGCTGCCGAGATTGTAAAAAGGGTAAATCATCCCAATTTTAGGCTCAATGTAGATATTTTTCACATGATGCGCGAAGGAGAATCGCCTGATGAAATACGGGCTGCAAAAGGCTTGGTAGGGTACTGCGAAGTAGCCGAAAAAGAAAAACGTACACTACCTGGGGTAATGCGCGATGATTTTAAGCCGTATTTTCGTGCCTTGCGCGACATTAATTACAAAGGCCTTATTTTTATTGAAGGAAGCATTGGCAATGCTGCGGTAGAAATACCGGGTGCCTACAGATATTTATCGGCACAACTGGCCGAAGTTGATGCAGAAAAACGATAA
- a CDS encoding TlpA disulfide reductase family protein, with product MKIIKLAVLALLFPVLTWAQTPNFSLSGKIGTLNAPAKAYIDYMDNGVSHEDSTVVVNGTFRFTGHVSGISYARMALDHTGGGKQRAVYTGDVIYFYFGKEQVLISSKDSLDNASFTGSKVYNEYAAYNKTIGGTIMALTKAVNADFNSGTPEQQKDPAYMKAVDTRYRNNIKAREEKQFQFAKDHPNSFFGLVALSESAGAKVDVKKVEPVFNALSKELRATDLGKELAQRIAANGITAIGAKAPLFTQNDVLGKPVSLESLKGKVVLVEFWASWCSPCRAENPNLVKEYNLYKDKGFQILSVSLDNVKENWLKAIETDGLPWLHVSDLKGWNNEVGRLYGVRAVPASFLVDRDGTIIGNGLRGEPLNKKLAEIFNN from the coding sequence ATGAAAATCATAAAATTAGCCGTACTGGCCTTATTATTCCCGGTTTTAACCTGGGCACAAACACCAAACTTTAGCCTTTCCGGCAAAATAGGCACCCTGAATGCCCCGGCAAAAGCTTACATCGATTATATGGACAATGGTGTGAGCCACGAAGATTCGACTGTAGTGGTAAACGGAACTTTCCGCTTTACTGGCCATGTTTCAGGTATTTCTTATGCCCGTATGGCACTCGATCATACCGGTGGAGGCAAACAACGCGCGGTATATACTGGCGATGTAATCTATTTCTACTTTGGCAAAGAGCAGGTTTTAATCAGCTCAAAAGATTCGTTAGATAATGCAAGCTTTACCGGTTCGAAAGTATATAACGAATATGCTGCTTACAACAAAACCATTGGCGGCACCATTATGGCTTTAACCAAAGCAGTAAATGCAGATTTCAATAGCGGAACACCCGAGCAGCAAAAAGATCCTGCCTATATGAAAGCGGTTGATACCCGTTACCGCAACAACATCAAAGCCCGCGAGGAGAAACAGTTCCAATTTGCAAAAGATCATCCCAATTCATTTTTTGGTTTAGTGGCTTTATCCGAGTCGGCAGGGGCAAAAGTAGATGTAAAGAAAGTAGAACCCGTATTCAACGCCTTAAGTAAAGAATTACGTGCTACCGATCTGGGAAAAGAACTTGCGCAACGCATAGCAGCCAATGGCATAACGGCTATTGGAGCCAAAGCACCTTTGTTTACACAGAACGATGTGCTGGGAAAACCAGTTTCTTTAGAAAGTTTAAAAGGTAAAGTAGTATTGGTAGAGTTTTGGGCAAGCTGGTGCAGTCCATGCCGTGCCGAGAACCCCAATCTGGTTAAAGAGTACAACCTGTACAAAGATAAGGGCTTCCAGATTTTATCTGTTTCGTTGGATAATGTGAAAGAAAACTGGTTAAAAGCCATTGAAACTGATGGTTTGCCCTGGTTGCATGTTTCCGATTTAAAAGGTTGGAACAACGAAGTAGGCCGTTTATATGGTGTAAGGGCTGTGCCTGCCAGTTTCCTGGTTGATCGTGACGGAACAATTATTGGCAATGGCTTAAGGGGCGAACCTTTAAATAAAAAACTGGCCGAAATTTTCAATAACTAA
- a CDS encoding DUF4843 domain-containing protein, translating into MKKYILIFAVFCLASCKKAEEMRFDHNANVYFDIYNGDKDSIVRTFAYNPTLAQDTVWLPVRLSGIRTVEERKFSARVDADSSTATVGVHYETLKPQYSILPNRGIGYIPLVIYNKDKELENRSVSILIKLTGTPDLGIENPYLIRAKVVFSAKLEKPGWWDTWPLPPYSRTKHELFILVTGQTSLSTDGLDAPKNLYYIGLLTTMLNNPFNWVTKNEAKGYVIEAVTIGNTDRYYFYNKKNPAKKTLLRKNMQNGKYYFIDENGNEVI; encoded by the coding sequence ATGAAAAAATATATATTAATATTCGCGGTATTCTGCCTTGCTTCCTGCAAAAAAGCAGAAGAGATGCGTTTTGATCACAACGCCAATGTTTATTTCGATATTTATAATGGTGATAAAGACAGCATCGTAAGAACTTTTGCCTACAACCCTACATTAGCTCAGGATACTGTTTGGCTACCAGTGCGTTTATCAGGAATCAGGACCGTTGAAGAAAGGAAGTTTAGTGCACGGGTAGACGCTGATTCTTCTACAGCCACTGTTGGCGTTCATTATGAAACACTAAAACCCCAATATTCCATTCTTCCTAACAGGGGAATAGGATACATTCCATTGGTAATTTATAATAAGGATAAGGAGCTCGAAAACAGATCGGTTTCGATACTGATCAAATTAACTGGTACACCCGATCTGGGCATAGAAAATCCTTACCTGATTAGGGCAAAAGTCGTATTCTCGGCCAAACTCGAAAAACCAGGTTGGTGGGATACCTGGCCGCTTCCACCTTATTCGAGAACCAAACATGAATTGTTCATTCTGGTGACCGGACAAACCTCACTCTCAACCGACGGTTTGGACGCACCAAAAAACCTCTATTATATAGGCTTGTTAACCACGATGTTAAACAATCCTTTTAATTGGGTTACCAAAAATGAAGCAAAAGGATATGTGATTGAAGCAGTAACTATCGGTAATACAGATAGATACTATTTCTACAATAAAAAGAATCCGGCCAAAAAAACACTTTTGCGGAAAAATATGCAAAATGGTAAATACTATTTTATAGATGAAAACGGCAATGAGGTTATTTAA
- a CDS encoding PKD-like family lipoprotein, with protein sequence MDIKKIILLIVAVVSIAACHKDLGNYEINMPVEPKVINLDSVYTASVGDSLIIKPKIEGTDAANVDLEWRISVIEGNDVLYKGPALKIIFGLQAKRYAARLTVFNKANGMKYFHKFYIDGGTEFASGTTVLSIENGTTQFSFVKPDGSVQARLYRAMQGKDLPPNPTNLFLLRNIFTGGTLLGYWIITKNGGIRLEPNTMQEDPKYPNTLKNNFFTTPDNLEVGSLISHPQGVMMGVVNGKFYGGTTSTWDQAATYGMFGLPADGDYELASSFVMSFTQSATYFIGFDRNRKQFVRINLYGAPVYFGTQYSVSTTTAFDPTNVGMDLVHLEQLNNADCFAFCKGTDGKIYELKFNVQFNGPFTFTPQHKRLFVRQELINENTKWSGAKNGVIYIANGSKVYRYNPVNEELRELATSFTGKTISMLKLSDDEETLMVGTEQTVSFLNIATGMNGVFIKKIEGIPGAPVDIAIRK encoded by the coding sequence ATGGATATTAAAAAAATAATATTGCTAATTGTAGCAGTGGTTTCTATTGCCGCATGTCATAAAGACCTGGGTAATTACGAAATCAATATGCCTGTCGAGCCTAAGGTGATTAATCTCGATTCTGTTTATACAGCCAGTGTGGGCGATAGTCTGATCATCAAACCAAAAATAGAAGGCACCGATGCTGCCAATGTAGACCTTGAATGGCGAATCAGTGTAATTGAAGGAAACGATGTGCTTTATAAAGGACCCGCATTAAAAATCATATTTGGTTTGCAGGCTAAAAGATATGCTGCCCGCTTAACCGTATTCAACAAAGCCAACGGAATGAAATATTTCCATAAGTTTTACATAGATGGCGGGACAGAATTTGCCAGTGGTACAACAGTGTTGAGTATAGAAAACGGAACAACGCAGTTTTCATTTGTAAAACCTGACGGTAGTGTGCAGGCACGTTTATACAGGGCCATGCAAGGCAAGGATCTGCCTCCAAACCCTACAAATTTATTTCTGCTTAGAAATATATTTACCGGAGGTACCTTATTGGGCTATTGGATTATTACAAAAAATGGAGGTATCAGGCTGGAGCCAAATACCATGCAGGAGGATCCGAAATACCCCAATACACTAAAGAATAACTTTTTTACCACACCTGATAATCTTGAAGTCGGCTCCCTGATATCACACCCTCAGGGGGTAATGATGGGAGTGGTAAACGGCAAATTCTACGGAGGCACCACCAGTACCTGGGACCAGGCTGCTACATATGGCATGTTTGGTTTACCTGCTGATGGCGATTATGAATTGGCTTCTTCCTTTGTAATGAGCTTTACGCAATCAGCCACTTATTTTATTGGTTTCGACCGGAACAGGAAACAATTTGTCAGGATCAATCTATATGGAGCGCCTGTTTATTTTGGTACTCAATACTCGGTTAGCACAACAACTGCTTTCGATCCTACCAATGTAGGTATGGATCTTGTCCATTTAGAGCAGCTCAATAACGCAGATTGTTTTGCCTTTTGCAAGGGAACCGACGGAAAGATTTACGAACTTAAGTTTAATGTTCAGTTTAATGGTCCGTTTACTTTTACCCCTCAGCATAAACGCCTTTTTGTGCGCCAGGAGCTGATCAACGAAAATACAAAATGGAGCGGTGCTAAAAATGGAGTAATCTATATTGCCAATGGCAGTAAAGTTTATCGGTATAATCCTGTAAATGAAGAACTCAGAGAACTCGCCACAAGCTTTACCGGGAAAACGATTTCCATGCTAAAACTTAGCGATGACGAAGAAACGTTGATGGTAGGAACAGAGCAGACCGTTTCTTTTCTAAACATAGCTACCGGAATGAACGGCGTATTCATTAAAAAGATCGAAGGCATTCCAGGTGCTCCTGTAGACATCGCAATCAGAAAATAA
- a CDS encoding RagB/SusD family nutrient uptake outer membrane protein yields the protein MNIRLLICLILVTGLFSSCKKWLEIEPESEIAAPILFSTENGFMEAINGVYNRSTESDLYGKELTFGTTEVLAQNFSMRDDGQDYRQTSLYNYKHGEFIKRKDKIWAGLYNSIVNCNLILENVDAKRNVFTGSNYAIVKGEALALRAYLHFDLLRLFAPSYLRNPAAKGIPYASKYTKEITPMSTVSQAIELIIKDLEESKQLLTADPIRSAGYIVNYPLVSDTLKNTEEKNASLFLQNRRHRMNYYAVCGTLARVYLYKNDKVKALSNAKEVIDSKKFPWTAKSDFEAFEDSKKDRILYKELVFGWYIPGAAKEIKDNWFQSGTRGFYLIEDAADYIYEKATAGASDSRYKYWLSATSNQSSRSYDIVKYRRNPLSAEVNANLHYLMAPAIRLSEMYYIAAECSYSTNPAIAVNYLTQVREARQIGDPLSINSEEDLLKELLKDARKEWLAEGQLFYMYKRLNRGIVGQTGIIIPPSDNIFVLPLPNDEIVYGGR from the coding sequence ATGAATATTAGATTATTAATCTGCCTTATTTTAGTAACAGGGTTATTCAGTTCCTGTAAGAAATGGCTGGAAATTGAGCCGGAATCAGAAATCGCCGCCCCAATTTTATTCAGTACCGAAAACGGTTTCATGGAAGCAATAAATGGCGTGTACAACCGCAGTACCGAATCAGATCTTTATGGTAAAGAACTTACCTTCGGTACAACCGAGGTATTGGCGCAAAATTTTTCGATGCGTGATGACGGACAGGATTACAGGCAGACCTCCTTGTACAATTATAAACATGGCGAGTTTATCAAAAGGAAGGATAAAATATGGGCTGGTTTATATAATTCCATTGTAAACTGTAATTTGATCCTTGAAAATGTTGATGCGAAAAGGAATGTTTTTACCGGTTCAAATTATGCCATTGTAAAAGGAGAAGCACTTGCATTAAGGGCCTACCTACATTTTGACCTGCTTCGTCTTTTTGCTCCATCGTATTTGCGAAACCCTGCTGCAAAAGGAATTCCGTATGCCAGCAAGTATACAAAGGAAATTACTCCTATGTCTACAGTGTCGCAAGCCATCGAGTTAATCATCAAAGATCTGGAAGAGTCAAAACAGCTTTTAACAGCAGATCCCATCCGGAGCGCCGGTTATATTGTAAACTACCCCTTGGTTAGCGATACACTGAAAAATACAGAGGAGAAAAACGCTAGTCTTTTTTTACAGAACAGAAGGCACCGTATGAATTATTACGCAGTATGCGGAACATTGGCCAGGGTTTACCTTTATAAAAATGATAAAGTGAAAGCCTTGTCAAATGCTAAGGAGGTAATCGATTCTAAAAAATTCCCATGGACAGCAAAAAGTGATTTTGAGGCTTTTGAAGATTCAAAAAAAGACCGTATCCTTTACAAGGAACTTGTTTTCGGATGGTATATACCTGGTGCTGCAAAAGAAATAAAAGACAATTGGTTTCAAAGTGGTACCAGAGGTTTTTATTTAATTGAGGATGCTGCTGATTATATCTATGAAAAGGCAACAGCTGGCGCGAGTGATTCGCGCTACAAATACTGGCTATCTGCTACTTCAAATCAATCGTCGAGATCTTATGATATTGTTAAATACCGCAGAAACCCCTTAAGTGCTGAGGTGAACGCAAATCTTCATTACCTGATGGCACCTGCAATCAGGCTGAGTGAGATGTATTACATTGCTGCTGAGTGTTCGTACTCCACCAATCCTGCAATCGCAGTCAATTACCTTACGCAGGTTCGTGAAGCCAGACAAATTGGCGATCCTTTATCCATAAACAGTGAAGAAGATTTATTAAAAGAGCTACTTAAAGATGCACGTAAAGAATGGCTGGCAGAAGGGCAGTTGTTTTATATGTACAAAAGGCTAAACAGGGGTATTGTAGGGCAAACCGGCATAATTATTCCTCCTTCCGATAATATTTTCGTACTTCCACTGCCTAACGATGAAATCGTTTATGGTGGCAGATAA
- a CDS encoding FecR family protein: MEKNAKRLLDKYLSGNCTANEKAIVEQWYQQLPFEGDTPKQQRITATQAEVWQQLQQGRKKAKQLVLYKRIAVAASILLCLSVGLYLVTRINVQQQLIVSTLNDVKPGRNKAILTLADGSVIDLDNAKTGQIAMQNGIVVRKTANGKLEYIIKDAAGNANQTISNNLISTPRGGEYQVTLPDGTKVWLNAASTLKYPSTFAKNERRVTLQGEAYFEVSKDKNRPFRVATNQQTVEVLGTHFNINAYSDEELVKTTLLEGAVNVSNGTNSLKLKPGQQALFNLADAKLRINPDVDVDKELAWKNDLFAFDNDDLKTIMRQISRWYDLDVVYQGKITDEKYVGEIPRNSNLSEVFKILELNHVHIDAKGKVLTVSGSKNR; this comes from the coding sequence ATGGAGAAAAATGCGAAAAGATTGTTGGATAAGTACTTGTCAGGTAATTGTACCGCCAATGAAAAAGCCATTGTAGAACAATGGTATCAGCAACTTCCTTTTGAGGGCGATACGCCAAAGCAACAACGCATTACCGCTACCCAGGCTGAGGTTTGGCAACAGCTGCAACAGGGCAGAAAAAAGGCAAAGCAGCTGGTGCTGTATAAACGCATTGCAGTGGCGGCCAGTATCTTGTTGTGCCTGAGTGTTGGTCTTTACCTGGTAACACGCATCAATGTGCAACAACAGCTTATAGTAAGTACTTTAAACGATGTTAAGCCAGGTCGCAATAAAGCCATTTTAACCCTGGCCGATGGTTCTGTTATTGATCTGGATAATGCCAAAACCGGTCAAATAGCCATGCAGAATGGTATTGTTGTACGTAAAACAGCCAATGGTAAACTCGAATATATCATTAAAGATGCTGCCGGTAACGCCAATCAAACTATTAGTAACAATTTAATTTCGACCCCAAGAGGAGGCGAATATCAGGTAACCTTACCCGATGGCACAAAAGTTTGGCTAAACGCAGCTTCCACTTTAAAATATCCTTCAACGTTTGCTAAGAACGAACGGAGGGTAACGCTTCAGGGCGAGGCTTATTTCGAAGTTTCAAAAGATAAAAACAGACCATTCAGGGTTGCTACGAATCAGCAAACAGTAGAAGTATTGGGTACACATTTTAACATCAATGCCTATAGTGATGAAGAATTGGTTAAAACCACGCTTTTAGAAGGAGCCGTGAATGTTTCGAATGGAACAAACAGCTTAAAACTAAAACCTGGCCAGCAGGCACTATTTAACCTTGCCGATGCAAAACTCCGCATAAACCCGGATGTGGATGTGGATAAAGAGCTGGCCTGGAAAAACGATCTTTTTGCTTTCGATAACGACGATTTGAAAACCATTATGCGGCAAATATCGCGCTGGTACGATCTTGATGTGGTATATCAGGGCAAAATAACCGACGAAAAATATGTGGGTGAAATCCCAAGAAACAGCAATTTATCCGAAGTATTCAAAATATTGGAACTTAACCACGTTCATATTGATGCCAAAGGTAAAGTGCTCACTGTATCTGGCAGTAAAAACAGATAG
- a CDS encoding SusC/RagA family TonB-linked outer membrane protein has translation MKLTAILLLVGALHISAATFSQTVTLSLRTAPLKTIFKEIKKQTGYFFFYKGQLLEGKPEVTVELKNASLTEALNLSLKGLNLNFNIVNKTIVISNKENQPLESLAVASQIEVKGKVVDKDNDESLPGVNISVKNGASIGVTNEKGEFKVTVAEGATLVFSYVGYEIQEAKASAGKTLNIRLTAKQTQMTDVVITGYQAIKKDNYTGNAITISGDQLKRVNPQNLLQSIGTFDPSFKLIDNNLAGSNPNRIPSINVRGASALPSGDGQVLRRDEILGTANMPVFMLDGYEVSVQKVFDLDVNRIASVTSLKDAAATAIYGSRAANGVIVITTKTPLEGKLRVEYNYELNLTAADLSDYQVLDAAQKLDYEVLAGLYNSAKQQVSQDQLDEIYYHKKANVVGGVNSYWLSQPLRNTIGNKHAVNLDGGSSAFRYNVNLRYQTRPGAMKGSQRDQYSGGMSFQYNVKKIQFRNELSVTQVGATESPYGDFSSYVRMNPYYPLQDANGMVMRISDVYEKQDRSKEYVFNPLYDASLSSFNKSKYTEIIDNLSADLEVAKDLRLRAQMSVTTRSNADDVFTSPMANKYYLYTSDKIDEKGEYMNREMKETYWDSNIRLTWLKQIGGHYFNALIGVNARTELRDQKEFTAIGFANDRFTSIGFAKGYAEDGKPLSRLEKARLFGSFVTMNYSYKNRYLMDGTVRVDGSSKFGVNNRLAPFWSFGLGWNVHQEEFFKDNKVISQLRIKASTGLTGSVEFDPYLSRTIYKYNTGNWYSSGIGASVNSYGNENLGWQKTRMTDIGIDIGLFKDRIMITPRVYKKFTKDILADITLPPSTGFLSYKENLGDMENKGAELGLTIDAVRSKDWSVNLNASMVSNRNKVVRISNALKKYNDRADELQSVKPGEGGYRGIPLLRFSEGQPFNAIYGVRSLGIDPENGRELYLKKDGSITYDYDKRDYVVIGDPNPKVSGYFGGTVNYKRFSLYVQFQTFFGGDKYNLTLVERVENADPRYNVDSRVFEEKWKKSGDLSFYKNIADIGETDVSSRFIQPDNLINLQSVNLSYDMSKKIASKLSMSSLMFQVTANDLVRWSSVKEERGINYPFTRSLTFSVRAAF, from the coding sequence ATGAAATTGACTGCTATATTACTATTGGTCGGCGCTTTGCATATTTCTGCCGCCACATTCTCGCAAACTGTAACCTTATCCCTTAGAACAGCTCCGTTAAAAACGATATTTAAGGAGATTAAAAAACAAACCGGTTACTTTTTCTTTTACAAAGGTCAGCTTTTAGAAGGCAAGCCCGAGGTTACTGTAGAGTTAAAAAATGCCAGTCTAACCGAGGCCTTAAATTTGTCGTTAAAAGGGCTAAATCTCAATTTTAATATTGTAAACAAAACCATTGTAATCAGCAATAAAGAGAACCAACCCCTGGAATCGCTTGCTGTAGCCAGCCAGATCGAAGTTAAAGGTAAAGTGGTAGATAAAGACAATGACGAAAGCTTGCCAGGTGTTAATATTTCCGTAAAAAACGGCGCTAGTATTGGCGTAACCAACGAGAAAGGCGAGTTTAAAGTAACGGTTGCCGAAGGCGCTACACTTGTTTTTAGCTATGTGGGCTACGAAATACAGGAAGCTAAAGCAAGCGCGGGCAAAACACTGAATATTAGGCTCACGGCTAAACAGACGCAGATGACCGATGTGGTGATTACCGGTTATCAGGCCATCAAGAAAGATAACTATACCGGTAATGCCATTACGATATCCGGAGATCAGCTGAAAAGGGTAAATCCGCAAAATTTGCTTCAAAGTATAGGCACATTCGACCCATCGTTTAAACTAATTGATAATAACCTTGCCGGCTCCAATCCAAATAGAATTCCGTCTATTAATGTCAGAGGCGCTTCAGCATTACCTAGTGGTGATGGTCAGGTACTTAGAAGAGATGAAATTCTTGGAACAGCCAATATGCCGGTTTTCATGCTTGACGGATATGAAGTAAGTGTGCAGAAAGTGTTTGACCTTGATGTTAACAGAATTGCCTCTGTTACCTCATTGAAAGACGCTGCTGCTACCGCTATCTATGGTTCGCGCGCAGCCAATGGCGTAATTGTGATCACTACTAAAACACCTTTGGAAGGCAAACTAAGGGTTGAATACAATTACGAATTGAATCTAACTGCGGCAGATCTAAGCGATTATCAGGTTTTAGATGCAGCTCAAAAACTGGATTATGAAGTTCTGGCAGGATTATATAATTCTGCTAAGCAACAGGTATCTCAGGATCAGCTGGATGAAATTTATTACCACAAAAAAGCCAATGTTGTGGGTGGTGTTAACAGTTACTGGCTTTCTCAACCCTTACGTAATACGATCGGGAATAAGCATGCTGTAAATCTTGATGGAGGTTCATCAGCCTTTCGGTACAATGTTAACCTACGCTACCAAACAAGACCTGGAGCAATGAAAGGATCTCAAAGAGACCAGTATTCAGGTGGAATGAGTTTCCAGTACAACGTTAAGAAAATTCAGTTTAGAAATGAATTATCTGTAACCCAGGTAGGGGCTACCGAATCGCCATACGGTGATTTTTCAAGTTATGTAAGGATGAATCCCTATTACCCTTTGCAAGATGCGAATGGCATGGTTATGCGAATTTCGGATGTCTACGAAAAACAGGACCGATCAAAAGAATATGTGTTTAATCCACTGTATGATGCCAGTTTAAGTAGTTTTAATAAATCAAAGTATACCGAAATCATTGATAACCTTTCTGCCGATCTGGAAGTTGCAAAGGATCTGAGGTTAAGGGCTCAGATGAGCGTAACCACGCGATCAAATGCCGATGATGTATTTACATCTCCCATGGCTAATAAATATTATCTGTACACTTCAGATAAAATTGACGAAAAGGGAGAGTACATGAATAGGGAGATGAAAGAAACCTATTGGGACAGTAATATCAGGCTAACCTGGTTAAAGCAGATAGGCGGCCATTATTTTAATGCACTGATCGGTGTAAACGCCAGGACAGAACTTCGTGATCAAAAAGAATTTACTGCAATCGGATTTGCGAACGATCGTTTTACCAGTATAGGATTTGCCAAAGGATATGCCGAAGATGGAAAACCATTGAGCAGGCTCGAAAAAGCACGGCTTTTCGGTTCTTTCGTCACCATGAACTACTCCTACAAAAACCGTTACCTGATGGATGGAACTGTTCGTGTGGATGGTTCTTCGAAGTTTGGTGTGAACAACAGATTGGCTCCGTTTTGGTCGTTCGGATTAGGCTGGAATGTACATCAGGAGGAATTCTTTAAGGATAATAAAGTAATCAGTCAATTGAGAATAAAGGCCTCTACAGGTCTCACTGGTTCTGTGGAATTTGATCCTTATTTATCCCGGACCATTTATAAATATAATACCGGAAACTGGTATTCATCAGGCATTGGTGCGAGTGTAAACAGTTATGGTAATGAAAACCTGGGTTGGCAAAAAACACGGATGACGGATATTGGTATAGATATCGGGCTGTTTAAAGACCGTATCATGATTACGCCAAGGGTATACAAGAAGTTTACCAAAGATATTCTGGCCGATATCACCTTACCTCCATCAACAGGCTTCTTATCTTATAAAGAAAACCTTGGAGATATGGAGAACAAAGGGGCGGAATTAGGGCTTACAATAGATGCGGTGAGGAGCAAAGATTGGTCGGTAAACCTGAATGCCAGTATGGTTTCTAACAGAAATAAGGTGGTAAGGATCTCGAATGCCTTAAAGAAATATAACGATAGGGCCGATGAACTGCAGTCGGTAAAACCTGGAGAAGGCGGCTACAGGGGTATTCCATTACTTCGTTTTAGCGAGGGACAACCTTTCAATGCTATTTATGGCGTACGTTCATTGGGTATCGATCCGGAAAACGGACGTGAGTTATACCTCAAAAAAGACGGCAGCATAACCTACGATTATGATAAGCGCGATTACGTTGTAATTGGCGATCCTAACCCTAAAGTGAGCGGTTACTTTGGCGGAACGGTTAACTACAAAAGATTTAGCCTTTATGTGCAGTTTCAAACCTTTTTCGGAGGCGACAAATATAATTTAACCCTGGTAGAGCGTGTTGAGAATGCAGATCCACGTTATAATGTAGACAGCCGCGTGTTTGAAGAAAAATGGAAGAAGTCTGGTGACCTCTCTTTTTACAAAAATATAGCTGATATCGGCGAGACCGATGTAAGTTCAAGATTTATACAGCCTGATAATCTGATCAACCTTCAATCAGTTAACCTTTCTTACGACATGAGTAAAAAAATAGCATCCAAACTATCAATGTCAAGTTTGATGTTTCAGGTAACTGCAAACGACCTTGTACGTTGGTCGTCGGTGAAAGAAGAAAGAGGTATTAATTACCCATTTACCAGGAGTTTAACCTTTTCTGTTAGAGCAGCTTTTTAA